In the genome of Gordonia rubripertincta, one region contains:
- a CDS encoding MarR family winged helix-turn-helix transcriptional regulator gives MSSDPTPAESPAPIDSDAIGGLEAELTDFWRRGRIRTRLRAREIDSRLDPSCYPLMSVLARFNSMPMSDLVSAVGMEKSTVTRQIDAVVRLGLAERHPDPRDARARVVTLTDHGRERVDAVLASAVSDWRARLAQWDPEDIRTLTRLLHRLGEATNDPVVDPEA, from the coding sequence ATGAGCTCGGATCCGACCCCCGCCGAATCCCCCGCTCCGATCGATTCCGACGCCATCGGGGGCCTCGAAGCCGAGCTGACCGACTTCTGGCGCCGCGGGCGCATCCGCACCCGCCTGCGCGCCCGCGAGATCGACTCCCGCCTCGATCCGTCGTGCTATCCACTCATGTCCGTGCTCGCCCGTTTCAACTCGATGCCGATGTCCGACCTGGTCAGTGCCGTCGGGATGGAGAAGTCGACAGTCACGCGGCAGATCGACGCGGTCGTACGGCTCGGGCTCGCCGAGCGGCACCCCGACCCGCGGGACGCACGGGCCCGCGTGGTCACGCTGACCGATCATGGACGCGAACGCGTCGACGCCGTCCTCGCCTCGGCAGTGTCCGACTGGCGAGCCCGTCTGGCCCAGTGGGACCCCGAGGACATCCGCACCCTGACACGCCTGCTCCACCGGCTCGGCGAGGCGACCAACGACCCGGTCGTCGACCCGGAGGCCTGA
- a CDS encoding catalase, whose product MSDDSLYTTRDSGAPAGSDEHSLTVGAGGPIVLHDHYLIEQMAQFNRERIPERQPHAKGSGAFGTFETTEDVSAYTSAALFQPGVKTEMVARFSTVAGERGSPDTWRDPRGFALKFYTSEGIYDMVGNNTPIFFVKDPMKFQHFIRSQKRRQDNNLRDHDMQWDFWTLSPESAHQVTWLMGDRGIPKTWRHMNGYSSHTYLWVNAEGVKHWVKYHFKSDQGVEHLTQHEADQMAAADTDFHTRDLFENIDAGNHPSWTLKVQLMPFDDAVGYRFNPFDLTKVWPHGDYPLIDVGKMTLHTNPVDHHTQIEQVAFEPNNVVPGIGFSPDRMLLGRVFSYADAHRHRLGGNYKQIPVNAPKNEVHSYSKDGAMRIHNVTDPVYAPNSKGGPSALYPGQGEPQWAANGEILRSAYVDHPEDDDWGQAGTLVREVFDDDERERFVDNVVGHLLNGVSEPVLQRAFEYWHRVDPDIGARIKSGVTEKKDESDPKADDQANPARSSMQEKAKAEKA is encoded by the coding sequence ATGTCCGACGATTCGCTCTACACAACCCGGGATTCGGGCGCGCCGGCCGGGAGTGACGAACACTCTCTGACGGTGGGCGCCGGAGGACCGATCGTCCTGCACGATCACTACCTGATCGAGCAGATGGCCCAGTTCAACCGCGAACGAATTCCCGAACGACAGCCACATGCCAAGGGCAGTGGCGCTTTCGGAACGTTCGAGACCACCGAGGACGTCTCGGCCTACACCAGCGCCGCACTGTTCCAGCCGGGCGTGAAAACCGAGATGGTGGCACGGTTCTCGACGGTGGCCGGCGAACGCGGCAGCCCCGACACCTGGCGTGACCCACGCGGTTTCGCGCTGAAGTTCTACACGTCCGAGGGCATCTACGACATGGTCGGCAACAACACGCCGATCTTCTTCGTCAAGGACCCGATGAAGTTCCAGCACTTCATCCGCTCCCAGAAACGTCGCCAGGACAACAACCTTCGCGACCACGACATGCAGTGGGACTTCTGGACGCTGTCGCCCGAGTCCGCCCACCAGGTCACCTGGCTGATGGGCGACCGCGGTATCCCGAAGACGTGGCGTCACATGAACGGATACAGCTCGCACACGTATCTGTGGGTCAACGCCGAAGGCGTGAAGCACTGGGTCAAGTACCATTTCAAGTCCGACCAGGGCGTCGAACACCTGACGCAGCACGAGGCCGATCAGATGGCCGCTGCCGACACCGATTTCCACACCCGGGACCTGTTCGAGAACATCGACGCCGGCAACCATCCGAGCTGGACGCTGAAGGTCCAGCTCATGCCGTTCGACGACGCGGTGGGTTACCGGTTCAACCCATTCGACCTGACCAAGGTGTGGCCGCACGGCGACTACCCGCTGATCGACGTCGGCAAGATGACGCTGCACACCAACCCGGTCGATCACCACACGCAGATCGAACAGGTGGCCTTCGAGCCGAACAACGTCGTGCCCGGCATCGGTTTCAGCCCCGACCGGATGTTGTTGGGACGCGTCTTCTCCTACGCCGACGCCCACCGGCACCGTCTCGGCGGCAACTACAAGCAGATCCCGGTCAACGCGCCGAAGAACGAGGTCCACTCGTACTCGAAGGACGGCGCGATGCGCATCCACAACGTCACCGACCCGGTCTATGCGCCCAACTCCAAGGGCGGGCCGTCAGCGCTGTATCCCGGTCAGGGCGAACCACAGTGGGCCGCCAACGGTGAGATCCTGCGTAGCGCCTACGTCGATCATCCGGAAGACGACGACTGGGGTCAGGCGGGGACGCTGGTCCGCGAGGTGTTCGACGACGACGAGCGTGAACGGTTCGTCGACAACGTCGTCGGCCACCTTCTCAACGGGGTTTCTGAACCCGTGCTGCAGCGCGCGTTCGAGTACTGGCACCGCGTCGATCCCGACATCGGTGCGCGAATCAAGTCGGGCGTGACCGAGAAGAAGGACGAGTCCGACCCCAAGGCGGATGACCAGGCCAATCCGGCCCGGTCGTCGATGCAGGAGAAGGCGAAGGCCGAGAAGGCGTAG
- a CDS encoding competence/damage-inducible protein A: MSVRAGIVVTGTEVLTGRIADQNGPWLSEQLLSLGVDVAHITICGDRPADLTAQLRFLADQQVDLIVTSGGLGPTADDLTVATVAEFCGRDLQLDAALEEHIAGIIRRWRPDTVDLDEGATRIGIRKQAHVPAGAVAIPPTGTAPGVAIPASPGTPPVPAILVLPGPPGELQAMWPTAIASPAIADVVSRADDLTQETIRAYGLHEAELAETLRRAEKTIAGFAALEITTCLRRGELDMVTRFAAADAGTYGRLLEFLAEHHVRQIFSTDGSTIEDQLIATLDGRLIATAESCTGGLVAARLTDRPGSSAYVMGGVVSYSNDAKSDLIDVPADLIASHGAVSEEVAAAMAEGAVRHLKSDVAVSTTGIAGPDGGTEAKPVGTVCFGVAIKGRPTYTVTRRFPGDRERVRSLTTTAALHLVVAQLKRDQAAG; the protein is encoded by the coding sequence GTGAGTGTGCGCGCAGGCATCGTGGTGACCGGAACCGAGGTACTGACCGGGCGGATCGCCGACCAGAACGGCCCGTGGCTGTCCGAGCAACTGCTGTCGCTCGGCGTCGACGTCGCCCACATCACCATCTGCGGCGATCGACCCGCCGACCTCACCGCCCAGCTGCGATTCCTCGCCGACCAGCAGGTCGATCTCATCGTCACCAGCGGCGGTCTCGGTCCCACCGCCGACGACCTCACGGTTGCGACGGTCGCCGAGTTCTGCGGGCGCGACCTGCAGCTCGACGCAGCTCTCGAGGAGCACATCGCCGGCATCATCCGACGCTGGCGACCCGACACCGTCGACCTCGACGAGGGCGCGACCCGCATCGGAATCCGCAAGCAGGCCCACGTTCCCGCCGGTGCCGTGGCGATACCGCCCACCGGCACGGCGCCGGGCGTCGCCATTCCCGCCTCACCCGGTACACCGCCCGTGCCGGCGATCCTCGTCCTGCCCGGCCCGCCCGGTGAACTCCAGGCAATGTGGCCGACCGCGATCGCCTCACCCGCCATCGCCGACGTGGTGTCCCGGGCCGACGACCTCACGCAAGAGACCATCCGTGCCTACGGTCTGCACGAGGCCGAGCTCGCCGAGACCCTGCGCCGCGCCGAGAAGACCATCGCCGGCTTCGCTGCCCTCGAGATCACCACCTGCCTGCGACGCGGGGAACTCGACATGGTCACCCGGTTCGCCGCCGCCGACGCCGGGACCTACGGTCGGCTCTTGGAATTCCTCGCCGAACACCATGTGCGGCAGATCTTCTCGACCGACGGATCGACCATCGAGGACCAGCTCATCGCGACGCTCGACGGTCGGTTGATCGCCACGGCGGAATCCTGCACCGGCGGACTCGTCGCAGCTCGACTCACCGATCGTCCCGGTTCCTCCGCCTACGTCATGGGCGGCGTCGTGTCGTACTCCAACGATGCGAAGTCCGACCTCATCGACGTCCCCGCCGACCTCATCGCCTCCCACGGCGCGGTCAGCGAAGAGGTCGCCGCGGCGATGGCCGAGGGCGCCGTCCGCCATCTCAAGTCCGACGTGGCGGTGTCGACCACCGGAATCGCCGGCCCCGACGGCGGCACCGAGGCCAAGCCGGTCGGCACCGTCTGCTTCGGCGTCGCGATCAAGGGCCGTCCCACCTACACGGTCACGCGTCGCTTCCCCGGTGACCGGGAACGGGTTCGCTCACTCACCACCACGGCCGCCCTGCATCTGGTTGTCGCACAGCTCAAGCGAGACCAGGCCGCCGGCTGA
- a CDS encoding acyl-CoA synthetase: MVSVTGAVGTAVEQVQDAVGAFKVLRRSGLLDPTRPKELLTTVKRAKIIGPCASVVAHGADEYPEAGAVADERGELTYGEIDANANALANHLLSSGVERGSVIGVIARDHRGLLTTMSAAGKAGVRLAMMNTGFGKTQFVEVAEREKIVAMLYDEEFTDLADALPPATLRIVTWVDGERPVPEGVRTLDDIVAGGDTSTPAEPDEWAGLVILTSGTTGLPKGAQRSKLSPFSSALLLDRIPFPQRGTMVIVSPIFHSTGFALWGVGAALGNKAVVMRRFDPEKTLAALAEHKAEVLVAVPTMLHRMVALGPDVIKKYDTSALRIIVIAGSALSPTLSEAVQDTFGDVLYNLYGSTEVAVASVAQPKELRLAPGTVGRPPVTSRLALFDDEGRRITGTNVRGRLFVRNGAPFEGYTDGRNKEIIDGYMSTGDMARFDQHGLLHIDGRDDDMIVSGGENVYPLEVENLLAEHPDIDDVAVIGVDDDEFGKRLRAFVVAAPHADPSPDDIKAHVKAHLARYKVPRDVVFVDELPRNPTGKLVRRQLPTGPL, from the coding sequence ATGGTCTCGGTGACCGGTGCGGTCGGAACCGCCGTCGAACAGGTACAGGACGCCGTCGGCGCATTCAAGGTGCTCAGGCGTTCGGGTCTGCTGGACCCCACGCGACCCAAGGAGCTCCTCACAACGGTCAAGCGCGCGAAGATCATCGGGCCCTGTGCCTCGGTGGTGGCGCACGGTGCGGACGAGTACCCGGAAGCGGGTGCGGTCGCTGATGAGCGTGGCGAGCTGACCTATGGCGAGATCGATGCCAACGCGAACGCGTTGGCCAACCATCTACTCTCCTCCGGCGTCGAGCGAGGCTCGGTGATCGGCGTGATCGCGCGCGACCACCGAGGTCTGCTGACGACGATGAGCGCCGCGGGCAAGGCCGGTGTGCGGCTGGCCATGATGAACACCGGGTTCGGCAAGACCCAGTTCGTCGAGGTCGCCGAACGCGAGAAGATCGTCGCGATGCTCTACGACGAGGAGTTCACCGACCTCGCCGACGCCCTTCCGCCCGCGACGTTACGGATCGTGACCTGGGTCGATGGCGAGCGCCCGGTCCCCGAGGGGGTTCGTACCCTCGACGACATCGTCGCCGGCGGGGACACGTCCACGCCCGCGGAGCCGGACGAGTGGGCCGGACTCGTGATCCTGACGAGCGGCACCACCGGTCTGCCCAAGGGTGCGCAACGCTCCAAGTTGTCGCCGTTCTCCAGCGCCCTGCTCCTGGACCGGATTCCGTTCCCGCAACGGGGCACGATGGTGATCGTCTCGCCGATCTTCCACTCCACCGGCTTCGCACTCTGGGGTGTCGGCGCCGCTCTGGGAAACAAGGCCGTGGTCATGCGACGGTTCGACCCGGAGAAGACGCTGGCCGCGCTGGCCGAACACAAGGCGGAGGTGCTGGTCGCGGTTCCGACGATGCTTCACCGCATGGTCGCTCTCGGCCCCGACGTCATCAAGAAGTACGACACGTCCGCGCTGCGGATCATCGTGATCGCGGGATCGGCTCTGTCGCCGACGCTTTCGGAAGCCGTCCAGGACACCTTCGGTGACGTCCTCTACAACCTCTACGGGTCGACGGAGGTGGCTGTCGCGTCGGTGGCGCAGCCGAAGGAACTGCGGCTCGCCCCGGGCACGGTGGGACGGCCGCCGGTCACCAGCCGCCTCGCCCTGTTCGACGACGAGGGCCGCCGGATCACCGGAACAAATGTCCGCGGAAGACTTTTCGTCCGCAACGGTGCACCTTTCGAGGGGTACACCGACGGTCGGAACAAGGAGATCATCGACGGTTACATGTCGACCGGCGACATGGCCCGCTTCGACCAGCACGGCCTGCTGCACATCGACGGTCGCGACGACGACATGATCGTGTCCGGCGGGGAGAACGTCTATCCGCTCGAAGTGGAGAACCTGCTCGCCGAGCACCCCGACATCGACGATGTCGCGGTGATCGGGGTCGACGATGACGAGTTCGGAAAGCGGTTGCGCGCCTTCGTTGTCGCGGCCCCACACGCCGACCCGTCGCCCGACGACATCAAGGCGCACGTGAAGGCGCATCTCGCCCGATACAAGGTGCCGCGTGACGTGGTGTTCGTCGACGAGCTGCCGCGCAACCCCACCGGCAAGCTCGTCCGCCGACAGTTGCCGACGGGGCCGCTGTAG
- a CDS encoding esterase/lipase family protein produces MFSLRRLTTLVTAAVVCTMTATAGLSGVGAAAAAPSTKYPVSWDFRSAIPDALNQTLDANWSPPGANDPSCKLTEDRPNPVILLNATATTQWAYSAGAPYLANRGYCVYTLNYGNITPIPSFPIQGLADIERSAREVSRNIDRIMRRTGAKKVDLVGWSQGGGLLPHYYIDFLGGDKKVDKVIGIAPGNHGSTGDMLTYVRYFIPPFGPVGYDIFKALFPAFAQQAQYSDLVRKVYGNGDTKPGPHYTTIVTKYDEIATPFTNGFLEGDNVTNILLQEACPVDLSEHLSIAFSERAWRHVRNALTPAEATRVPCFQVDPFYPGMSEGR; encoded by the coding sequence ATGTTCAGTCTTCGACGATTGACGACGCTCGTCACCGCTGCCGTGGTGTGCACGATGACGGCGACGGCGGGCCTTTCGGGGGTCGGCGCGGCCGCGGCCGCGCCGTCCACGAAGTACCCCGTGTCCTGGGACTTCCGGTCCGCCATCCCCGACGCGCTCAACCAGACGTTGGACGCGAACTGGTCCCCACCGGGCGCCAACGACCCGTCGTGCAAACTCACGGAGGACCGCCCCAACCCGGTGATCCTGCTGAACGCCACCGCCACCACCCAGTGGGCCTACAGTGCCGGCGCCCCGTACCTCGCCAACCGCGGATACTGCGTCTACACGCTCAACTACGGCAACATCACGCCGATCCCGAGCTTCCCCATCCAGGGTCTCGCCGACATCGAGCGGTCGGCCCGCGAGGTCTCACGCAACATCGACCGGATCATGCGACGCACCGGCGCGAAGAAGGTCGATCTGGTCGGTTGGTCGCAGGGCGGTGGCTTGTTGCCGCACTACTACATCGACTTTCTCGGCGGTGACAAGAAGGTCGACAAGGTCATCGGCATCGCGCCCGGCAACCACGGTTCGACGGGCGACATGCTCACCTACGTCCGGTATTTCATTCCACCGTTCGGACCCGTCGGCTACGACATCTTCAAGGCACTGTTCCCGGCCTTCGCACAGCAGGCACAGTATTCGGACCTCGTTCGCAAGGTCTACGGCAACGGTGACACCAAGCCGGGACCGCACTACACGACGATCGTCACCAAGTACGACGAGATCGCGACCCCGTTCACCAACGGCTTCCTCGAGGGTGACAACGTCACGAACATCCTTCTGCAGGAGGCCTGTCCGGTAGATCTCTCCGAGCACCTGTCCATCGCGTTCAGTGAGCGCGCCTGGCGTCACGTGCGGAATGCGTTGACTCCCGCCGAGGCCACCCGCGTACCCTGCTTCCAGGTCGATCCCTTCTACCCCGGAATGAGTGAAGGCCGATGA
- a CDS encoding oxygenase MpaB family protein — protein MTADPVPDASVDNSEMTPLGPDSVAWKVFGDLTFVLGAPRRLLIDVAHPVVATGVREFSVFETDPYGRAERTLDMIMGVVYGRDDALTMARRLRERHRDIKGRNPDGSRWSSLNPEAFHWVHASLVHGIYTQQRELGRGWRPGEVEQFYLEMRQVGRMYGVREQDMPENWDAFCAWFDEMTRTRLERSDMTDRVFGVVTSPKPPPHIPVLRHALVWNATVRPVAGLVLGTVTAGLLTPELRDLLGIDWGAARRFLFRLISLQSRVIVPRLPRAVRMVPHARAAYR, from the coding sequence ATGACCGCGGACCCGGTCCCCGACGCGTCCGTCGACAACTCCGAGATGACTCCCCTCGGACCGGATTCGGTCGCGTGGAAAGTATTCGGCGACCTGACCTTCGTCCTGGGTGCGCCCCGTCGGCTCCTCATCGACGTCGCCCACCCCGTGGTGGCGACCGGCGTGCGCGAGTTCTCGGTCTTCGAGACCGACCCGTACGGACGCGCCGAACGCACACTCGACATGATCATGGGCGTCGTCTACGGCCGCGACGACGCACTCACCATGGCGCGCCGGCTGCGCGAACGCCACCGCGACATCAAGGGCCGCAATCCCGACGGCTCCCGCTGGAGCTCACTGAATCCCGAAGCGTTCCACTGGGTTCACGCGAGTCTCGTGCACGGGATCTACACCCAGCAGAGAGAACTGGGTCGTGGGTGGAGGCCCGGCGAGGTCGAGCAGTTCTACCTCGAGATGCGTCAGGTCGGGCGTATGTACGGGGTGCGCGAGCAGGACATGCCGGAGAACTGGGATGCGTTCTGCGCCTGGTTCGACGAGATGACCCGCACCCGACTCGAGCGTTCCGACATGACCGATCGCGTCTTCGGTGTGGTGACGTCGCCGAAACCGCCGCCGCACATCCCGGTTCTACGGCACGCGCTCGTCTGGAACGCCACGGTCCGTCCGGTGGCCGGGCTCGTGCTGGGCACCGTCACCGCAGGGCTTCTCACGCCGGAACTGCGAGATCTGCTCGGCATCGATTGGGGCGCCGCACGGCGCTTCCTCTTCCGCCTGATCTCGCTGCAGTCGCGGGTGATCGTCCCGCGTCTGCCCAGGGCTGTCCGCATGGTTCCCCACGCGCGCGCGGCGTACCGGTAA
- a CDS encoding NtaA/DmoA family FMN-dependent monooxygenase (This protein belongs to a clade of FMN-dependent monooxygenases, within a broader family of flavin-dependent oxidoreductases, the luciferase-like monooxygenase (LMM) family, some of whose members use coenzyme F420 rather than FMN.), with amino-acid sequence MFHMGWFLGDGFGIHPWSPTNGDGPWTGTNHLDWMKPDIHVDMAKSLERAGFDYILIEDTSMVEDSYKNSAETSLRRGFMAPKNDPLPLVPLMTQQTKHIGIIPTVSTIQYPPFLAARAFTTLDHLTEGRVGMNVVTSVTDRVAQNFGYERHLEHDERYEMAMEWIDVVKALQNSWEEGAVIADPYSGVYADHTKVNPIEFVGKFFKCRGPLNTIPGPQREVPVCSAGSSEPGRVLAANYDDTQIAIVKDAADAKAYRADIRARAAAAGRNPDHIKVLFIATPTIAATDAEAQAAYEAAQAFRKTDKAIEYNLWNMSYTSGGRIDFGAIDPDTRVGDIDLSKQNGEYTSIAGLFGGREDETLREVVASSFQVKDMGLVGSPSTIADKMGEIMEEAGGDGFLFYLPTTRMNLAMISDGLAPELRRRGLIRDEYTGSTLRENLRAF; translated from the coding sequence ATGTTCCACATGGGTTGGTTCCTCGGAGACGGCTTCGGCATTCACCCCTGGAGCCCGACGAACGGTGACGGTCCGTGGACCGGCACCAACCACCTGGACTGGATGAAGCCCGACATCCACGTCGACATGGCCAAGAGTCTCGAACGTGCCGGCTTCGACTACATCCTCATCGAGGACACCTCGATGGTCGAAGATTCCTATAAGAACTCCGCCGAGACCTCGCTGCGTCGCGGCTTCATGGCCCCCAAGAACGACCCGCTGCCGCTGGTGCCGCTGATGACCCAGCAGACCAAGCACATCGGCATCATCCCGACCGTGTCGACCATCCAGTACCCGCCGTTCCTCGCGGCGCGTGCGTTCACCACCCTCGATCACCTCACCGAGGGTCGCGTGGGCATGAACGTGGTCACCAGCGTCACCGACCGCGTCGCCCAGAACTTCGGTTACGAACGGCATCTCGAGCACGACGAACGCTACGAGATGGCGATGGAGTGGATCGACGTCGTCAAGGCGCTGCAGAACTCGTGGGAGGAGGGCGCCGTCATCGCCGATCCCTACTCCGGTGTCTACGCCGACCACACCAAGGTCAACCCGATCGAGTTCGTCGGCAAGTTCTTCAAGTGCCGCGGCCCGCTGAACACCATCCCGGGCCCGCAGCGCGAGGTCCCCGTGTGCTCGGCCGGCAGCTCGGAGCCCGGTCGCGTGCTCGCCGCCAACTACGACGACACCCAGATCGCCATCGTCAAGGACGCCGCGGACGCAAAGGCCTACCGAGCGGACATCCGTGCGCGCGCGGCCGCCGCCGGACGCAACCCCGACCACATCAAGGTCCTCTTCATCGCGACCCCCACGATCGCGGCCACCGACGCCGAGGCCCAGGCAGCCTACGAAGCGGCTCAGGCATTCCGCAAGACCGACAAGGCCATCGAGTACAACCTGTGGAACATGTCCTACACCTCGGGCGGCCGCATCGACTTCGGCGCCATCGACCCCGACACCAGGGTCGGCGACATCGACCTGTCCAAGCAGAACGGCGAGTACACCTCGATCGCCGGTCTGTTCGGCGGCCGCGAGGACGAGACCCTGCGCGAGGTCGTGGCGAGCAGCTTCCAGGTCAAGGACATGGGTCTCGTCGGTTCACCGTCGACCATCGCCGACAAGATGGGCGAGATCATGGAGGAGGCGGGCGGCGACGGCTTCCTGTTCTACCTGCCCACCACGCGTATGAACCTGGCGATGATCTCCGACGGTCTGGCGCCCGAGCTGCGCCGCCGTGGACTCATCCGCGACGAGTACACCGGCTCGACCCTGAGGGAGAACCTGCGCGCCTTCTGA
- a CDS encoding ABC transporter ATP-binding protein, producing the protein MSTIIEVVDVHKQYGRKVTAVGGVTTKLESGRATGIVGESGSGKSTLGKMIVGLTTPTSGQVLVDGRDLSRLLERRPGRLAYRRKVQLVAQDTTTTFDPRRIIREAIRRPAQILGGLDEKAADAAVDAIVAELGIAPELVERFPHQLSGGQRQRLSIARALVAGPDILVCDEAVSALDVSAQAVVLNLLKNYVKTHSLGLVFISHGLPATAFITDDLLVMNRGRVVESGETRSILEAPSNDYTQTLVGAYQAMEAAA; encoded by the coding sequence ATGAGCACGATCATCGAGGTCGTCGACGTCCACAAGCAGTACGGGCGCAAGGTGACCGCTGTCGGCGGGGTGACCACCAAGCTGGAGAGCGGCCGAGCCACCGGGATCGTCGGCGAAAGCGGTTCGGGCAAGTCGACTCTCGGCAAGATGATCGTCGGACTCACCACGCCGACCTCGGGGCAGGTCCTCGTCGACGGCCGCGACCTGTCCCGGCTTCTCGAACGTCGTCCCGGCCGCCTCGCGTACCGCCGCAAGGTGCAGCTCGTGGCCCAGGACACCACCACGACGTTCGATCCCCGGCGGATCATCCGCGAGGCGATCCGACGCCCGGCGCAGATCCTCGGCGGGCTCGACGAGAAGGCGGCCGACGCCGCCGTGGACGCGATCGTCGCCGAACTCGGCATCGCTCCCGAACTCGTCGAGCGGTTTCCGCACCAGCTCTCCGGCGGTCAGCGGCAACGTCTTTCGATCGCACGGGCGCTCGTCGCCGGGCCGGACATCCTGGTCTGCGACGAGGCGGTGAGTGCGCTCGACGTGTCGGCCCAGGCGGTGGTCCTCAACCTCCTCAAGAACTACGTGAAGACGCACTCGCTCGGGCTCGTCTTCATCTCGCACGGACTCCCGGCGACTGCCTTCATCACCGACGACCTGCTCGTGATGAACCGCGGCAGGGTCGTCGAATCGGGCGAGACGAGGTCGATCCTCGAGGCGCCGTCGAACGACTACACGCAGACGCTGGTCGGCGCCTACCAGGCCATGGAAGCAGCGGCCTGA
- a CDS encoding ABC transporter ATP-binding protein, translated as MTTLTDQVAVAEEDLTGTPAPVLEVTDLTIRYGGVEKIHPTSFTIGRRERVAIVGESGSGKSSIANALGGFIPPGVGEVSAATMSLSGRSLLAGKAQRIPARREGISMIFQDAMSSLDPIWSVGSQLTAVLPKSRYGSRKARAAVAEARLEQVGIVEPRRVMSSVPGQLSGGMRQRVMMAIALASEPELLVADEPTSALDASLAVSVMELMTGLTIENGASLVFITHDIALARRFADKVLVMQAGSAVEIIAAADLDHATHPYTRGLLECMPTLSSAQLDRLPTLETVMREEAAA; from the coding sequence ATGACCACGCTCACCGACCAGGTCGCGGTAGCCGAAGAGGACCTCACGGGCACTCCTGCCCCGGTCCTCGAGGTCACCGATCTGACGATCCGTTACGGCGGGGTGGAGAAGATCCACCCGACCTCCTTCACGATCGGCCGGCGCGAGCGGGTCGCCATCGTCGGCGAGTCGGGCTCGGGGAAGTCGAGCATCGCCAACGCACTCGGCGGGTTCATCCCGCCTGGAGTGGGCGAGGTGTCGGCGGCGACGATGTCGCTGTCGGGTCGCTCGCTGCTGGCGGGGAAGGCTCAGAGGATCCCGGCTCGGCGCGAGGGGATCTCGATGATCTTCCAGGACGCCATGAGCTCCCTCGATCCGATCTGGTCGGTGGGCAGTCAGCTCACGGCGGTCCTGCCGAAGAGCAGGTACGGCTCCCGCAAGGCGCGGGCCGCGGTCGCGGAGGCCCGCCTGGAGCAGGTCGGCATCGTCGAACCGCGCCGGGTGATGTCGTCGGTACCCGGCCAGCTCTCCGGCGGCATGCGTCAGCGCGTGATGATGGCGATCGCACTGGCGTCCGAGCCCGAATTGCTCGTCGCGGACGAACCGACGAGTGCACTCGACGCGTCCCTGGCGGTGTCGGTCATGGAACTCATGACCGGCCTCACCATCGAGAACGGTGCGTCGCTGGTCTTCATCACCCACGACATCGCGCTTGCACGACGTTTCGCCGACAAGGTGCTCGTCATGCAGGCCGGCAGCGCCGTGGAGATCATCGCCGCCGCCGACCTCGATCATGCGACGCACCCCTACACCCGGGGATTGCTGGAATGCATGCCCACGCTGAGTTCGGCTCAGCTGGACCGTCTTCCGACCCTGGAGACGGTCATGAGAGAGGAGGCGGCAGCATGA